From Ferrimicrobium acidiphilum DSM 19497, the proteins below share one genomic window:
- a CDS encoding F0F1 ATP synthase subunit delta codes for MRERTRGFAIAIRDLLAKDGDLAHAREELASVVSLVEESVELTDLLIDRGLRPEVRRSVLDELLVERVDARIVALVGYVIETEFAGDIPEVLAALDQVLQSSYLLGDGIETATGARSRGYAQAIMIELDRDARLQLMDELLSVLQLLADDVGLRRALSGLGGSEVQRVKIVEDLFSSRLSSSAVLVIRAVVATTNPRSLAESLERIVADCSVLVESEVARVTMARETSDVYRSRIASTLERRTHRELIVEWRVDSSLIGGMVAVVGDRVYDVSVARELQRAQQLLAGR; via the coding sequence ATGAGAGAGCGAACCCGTGGATTCGCCATAGCCATTCGAGACCTACTGGCCAAAGATGGCGATTTGGCGCACGCGAGAGAAGAACTGGCGTCAGTAGTATCGCTGGTGGAGGAGTCGGTTGAACTCACTGATCTGCTCATCGACCGTGGGTTGCGACCCGAGGTTCGACGCTCAGTGCTCGACGAGCTCCTGGTGGAGCGCGTAGATGCGCGTATCGTCGCCTTGGTGGGGTATGTGATCGAGACTGAGTTTGCAGGTGACATCCCAGAGGTCTTGGCAGCGCTTGATCAGGTTCTTCAGAGTTCCTATCTGTTGGGTGACGGGATAGAGACGGCGACTGGGGCACGTTCGCGAGGTTACGCACAGGCGATAATGATCGAGCTCGATCGCGATGCTCGTTTGCAGCTGATGGATGAGTTGTTGAGCGTCCTGCAACTACTGGCAGATGACGTTGGATTGCGCCGAGCCCTTTCTGGGCTTGGTGGTAGCGAGGTGCAACGAGTGAAGATCGTTGAGGATCTCTTTTCCAGCCGACTCTCGAGTTCGGCGGTCTTGGTGATTCGGGCGGTGGTTGCGACGACGAATCCCCGATCGCTCGCGGAGTCTCTGGAGCGGATTGTGGCTGATTGCTCGGTACTCGTCGAGAGCGAGGTTGCCAGGGTCACGATGGCTCGGGAGACGAGTGACGTCTATCGTTCCAGGATCGCTTCGACGCTTGAACGGCGAACCCATAGGGAGTTGATCGTCGAGTGGAGGGTTGACTCGTCGTTGATAGGCGGAATGGTCGCGGTGGTTGGCGATCGCGTGTATGACGTGAGCGTTGCCCGAGAACTACAGAGGGCCCAGCAGCTACTTGCGGGGCGATAA
- the atpF gene encoding F0F1 ATP synthase subunit B produces MLFGVVTQSPNPILPSTGEVIWSVISFVILLAVLVKFAFPPVASMMAKRSDKIRDDLEAAEAARRDAERIAEERRAELSRAREEGQRIIEDARATGEALRQEAVAEAQREAQLVREQAQLQIAAERSRLVLELRGELAGMAIELSTRILAHELASSEVDPLVESFLAEADSE; encoded by the coding sequence GTGCTTTTCGGAGTAGTCACGCAGTCACCGAACCCTATTTTGCCCTCTACGGGTGAGGTAATTTGGTCAGTAATCTCGTTTGTCATTCTGTTGGCTGTGTTGGTTAAGTTTGCCTTCCCGCCAGTTGCCTCCATGATGGCAAAACGTAGCGATAAGATCCGCGATGACCTTGAGGCGGCTGAGGCAGCTCGCCGCGATGCAGAGCGTATTGCGGAGGAGCGACGGGCGGAGTTGAGCCGTGCTCGAGAAGAGGGTCAGCGAATCATCGAGGATGCGCGAGCAACCGGTGAGGCCCTGCGACAAGAGGCGGTGGCAGAGGCCCAGCGAGAGGCGCAACTGGTTCGCGAACAGGCTCAGCTGCAGATTGCGGCGGAGCGCTCGCGGCTCGTCCTCGAACTCCGGGGTGAGTTGGCAGGGATGGCAATCGAGCTATCGACTCGTATTCTCGCACATGAACTTGCATCGAGTGAGGTGGACCCGCTCGTGGAGTCGTTCCTCGCGGAGGCGGATTCGGAGTAG